One segment of Chelmon rostratus isolate fCheRos1 chromosome 17, fCheRos1.pri, whole genome shotgun sequence DNA contains the following:
- the crb3a gene encoding protein crumbs homolog 3a, with protein MLDLMKWTQADAPKSQSALTWLCWTRVEMAACLDVLAIPGVVVGSVLLLVLSSNPVWGNYTTLGSDLHSNNTAGPNIAAIVAPTVILGVLAIVLAVLAWLLCVVKKKRQTEGTYRPSAEEQSGVSSVAAPDALKLPKEERLI; from the exons ATGTTGGACCTGATGAAATGGACCCAAGCTGATGCCCCAAAGTCCCAGTCTGCCCTCACTTGGCTCTGCTGGACACGGGTAGAGATGGCAGCGTGTCTGGATGTGCTGGCCATACCTGGAGTTGTGGTTGGGAGTGTTTTACTGCTGGTGCTGAGCAGTAATCCTGTGTGGG GGAATTATACCACTCTTGGAAGTGACCTCCATTCTAATAACACTGCt GGGCCCAACATTGCAGCTATCGTGGCCCCTACTGTCATCCTGGGTGTCCTGGCCATAGTCTTGGCTGTTCTCGCCTGGCTCCTCTGCGTGGtgaaaaagaagagacagactgaagggACGTATAGACCCAGTGCTGAGGAGCAGTCTGGTGTAAGCAGCGTAGCGGCACCAGATGCACTAAAATTACCAAAGGAGGAAAGACTCATTTGA
- the LOC121620719 gene encoding nuclear factor 7, brain, which translates to MIMSLPEEDLMCPICCDIFTDPVLLSCSHSFCRGCLKRCWDSRGSRECPVCRKRASKSTVPSNLALKNVCEAVLQVRRQSSLLEEDKTNCTLHGEKLKLFCLVDKQPICVVCQSSKLHKTHDCSPIEEAVLDSKDELSASLKSLQDKLESLKRIHTTSADVFKYIKNQALETQRLIKSQFEQLHQILYQEESERIAAVKREEEEKIAGMKDKMKELSADMLSLTETIAVIQEQLTEDDMVLLKNLKSTQERGKSIALGSDNMSGLLIDVTKHLCNLKNRVWEKMLDHIDYTPVTLDPNTAHPCLILSDDLTSLHYSKQPSCCPDNPERFHISAEVVGMTALGSGSHHWVVETGSNQDWLLGVASVSVPRNAEISARPENGFWTLCFRDGKLRAMTSPPTLLTVTRMPNQVKVQLDYNKGTVSFSDPADETLIYAFTHTFTETLIPYFYTQSAHPLRIMPEKVLVTMLHQ; encoded by the exons ATGATCATGTCACTCCCTGAGGAGGATCTTATGTGCCCGATATGCTGTGACATCTTCACGGATCCCGTTTTGCTGTCGTGCAGCCACAGCTTCTGCAGGGGCTGTCTGAAGCGCTGTTGGGACAGCAGAGGGTCGCGTGAGTGTCCAGTATGCAGGAAAAGAGCCTCCAAGTCCACCGTTCCCTCCAATTTGGCCctgaaaaatgtctgtgaagCCGTTTtgcaggtgaggagacagagtTCACTGCTGGAGGAAGACAAGACCAACTGTACTCTGCATGGGGAGAAGTTAAAACTCTTCTGTCTGGTTGATAAGCAGCCAATCTGTGTGGTGTGTCAGTCTTCTAAACTGCACAAGACTCACGACTGCTCGCCAATCGAAGAGGCAGTGCTGGACTCCAAG GATGAACTTTCTGCATCCCTCAAGAGCCTGCAAGATAAACTGGAAAGCCTCAAAAGAATTCACACAACCTCTGCGGACGTGTTCAAGTATATCAAG AATCAGGCGCTGGAAACACAGAGGCTGATCAAGAGCCAGTTCGAGCAGCTCCATCAAATCCTCTACCAAGAAGAGTCGGAAAGAATAGCGGctgtgaaaagagaagaagaagagaagattGCAGGAATGAAGGATAAGATGAAGGAGCTTTCGGCGGATATGCTGTCCCTCACTGAGACCATCGCAGTCATACAGGAGCAGCTGACAGAAGATGATATGGTCTTGCTGAAG AATCTCAAATCCACTCAGGAAAG agggaaaagcatCGCACTTGGTTCAGACAACATGTCCGGATTACTGATTGATGTGACCAAGCATCTCTGTAACCTCAAGAACAGGGTCTGGGAGAAAATGCTGGACCATATTGACTATA CTCCAGTGACTTTGGacccaaacactgcacatcCCTGCCTCATCCTGTCCGACgatctcacttccctccactaTTCAAAGCAGCCCAGCTGTTGCCCTGACAACCCAGAGCGCTTCCACATCAGCGCTGAGGTAGTAGGCATGACAGCGCTGGGTTCAGGAAGTCACCACTGGGTcgtggaaacaggaagtaatcAGGACTGGCTCCTGGGTGTGGCCTCTGTGTCAGTACCTAGGAACGCAGAGATCTCCGCTCGGCCTGAGAATGGCTTCTGGACTCTGTGTTTCCGGGATGGAAAGCTCAGGGCGATGACCTCGCCACCCACCCTGCTGACCGTTACAAGAATGCCAAATCAAGTTAAAGTGCAACTGGATTACAACAAAGGGACAGTGTCTTTTTCCGACCCTGCAGATGAAACACTCATttatgcatttacacacacattcactgaaaCTTTAATTCCATATTTTTATACACAGAGCGCTCATCCACTGAGGATAATGCCAGAGAAGGTACTTGTCACAATGTTGCATCAATAA
- the tubb4bl gene encoding tubulin beta-4B chain, with protein MREIVHLQAGQCGNQIGAKFWEVISDEHGIDPTGTYHGDSDLQLDRISVYYNEATGGKYVPRAILVDLEPGTMDSVRSGPFGQIFRPDNFVFGQSGAGNNWAKGHYTEGAELVDSVLDVVRKEAESCDCLQGFQLTHSLGGGTGSGMGTLLISKIREEYPDRIMNTFSVVPSPKVSDTVVEPYNATLSVHQLVENTDETYCIDNEALYDICFRTLKLTTPTYGDLNHLVSATMSGVTTCLRFPGQLNADLRKLAVNMVPFPRLHFFMPGFAPLTSRGSQQYRSLSVPELTQQMFDAKNMMAACDPRHGRYLTVAAVFRGRMSMKEVDEQMLNVQNKNSSYFVEWIPNNVKTAVCDIPPRGLKMAATFIGNSTAIQELFKRISEQFTAMFRRKAFLHWYTGEGMDEMEFTEAESNMNDLVSEYQQYQDATAEEGEFEEEGEEEVA; from the exons ATGCGCGAAATTGTGCATTTGCAAGCCGGTCAGTGCGGAAACCAGATCGGAGCCAAG ttctggGAGGTGATTAGTGATGAGCATGGCATCGACCCCACTGGTACCTACCACGGAGACAGCGACCTGCAGCTCGACAGGATCAGCGTCTACTACAACGAGGCCACAG GCGGGAAGTATGTGCCCCGAGCCATCCTGGTGGATCTGGAGCCCGGTACGATGGACTCAGTCAGGTCCGGCCCCTTCGGGCAGATCTTCAGACCAGACAACTTTGTCTTTG GTCAGAGTGGAGCTGGAAACAACTGGGCCAAAGGCCACTACACTGAGGGAGCCGAGTTGGTGGACTCCGTCCTGGATGTGGTGAGGAAAGAGGCTGAGAGCTGTGATTGCCTCCAGGGCTTCCAGCTCACTCACTCCCTGGGCGGAGGCACTGGCTCTGGCATGGGCACCCTGCTCATCAGCAAGATCCGAGAGGAGTACCCCGACCGCATCATGAACACCTTCAGCGTGGTGCCTTCTCCCAAGGTGTCAGACACTGTGGTGGAGCCCTACAACGCCACTCTCTCTGTCCACCAGCTGGTAGAGAATACAGATGAGACCTACTGTATTGACAATGAGGCTCTCTATGACATCTGCTTCCGCACCCTTAAGCTCACCACCCCCACCTATGGAGATCTCAACCATTTGGTTTCCGCCACCATGAGTGGGGTGACCACCTGTCTGCGTTTCCCCGGCCAGCTCAACGCTGACCTCCGTAAACTAGCCGTCAACATGGTGCCCTTCCCCCGTCTGCACTTCTTCATGCCGGGCTTTGCCCCCCTCACCAGCAGGGGCAGCCAGCAGTATCGCTCCCTGTCCGTGCCCGAGCTCACCCAGCAGATGTTCGACGCCAAGAACATGATGGCGGCCTGCGACCCACGTCACGGCCGCTACCTCACCGTGGCTGCAGTGTTCAGGGGCCGCATGTCCATGAAGGAGGTGGATGAGCAGATGTTGAACGTGCAGAACAAGAACAGTAGCTACTTTGTCGAATGGATCCCGAACAATGTGAAGACCGCCGTCTGCGACATCCCACCCCGTGGCCTCAAGATGGCCGCCACTTTTATAGGGAACAGCACGGCCATCCAGGAGCTGTTCAAGCGCATCTCCGAGCAGTTCACCGCCATGTTCCGCCGTAAGGCCTTCCTCCACTGGTACACCGGCGAGGGCATGGATGAGATGGAGTTCACCGAGGCCGAAAGCAACATGAACGACCTGGTGTCCGAGTACCAGCAATACCAGGACGCCACCGCTGAGGAGGGCGAgtttgaggaggagggagaggaggaagttgCCTAA